From the genome of Myxococcota bacterium, one region includes:
- a CDS encoding HEAT repeat domain-containing protein, whose amino-acid sequence MKRAAMLLAGFAILTSPSASLGQSLESLVLDIQSTDDAVRLPSGNTLFGRLAAEYAQIVPLLVPLASSSVEQTRYDVTMLILGGAIMSESNQAVAAQNQATLIQLASDSSERVSVAAIETLSLLPDGTPATLSAALVGLSSNEAPKLAEVAVLALGRRQSATIAEVGALVVALASAPDSRVRSRAAYSLGELRIPDGGVVDALIDALADADASVRGRAVSALVKLGWYAMGAVPALQVSASTDADESVRSTASLAVTTLQSLDTDGDGMVDLADNCALTPNAAPDDCDSDGDGYGNACDADFNGDFLETGGDLGPFITAIGNNEIAADHNCDGLVSGGDIAPFIAELQDADQEPGPSGLACAGTSGCTP is encoded by the coding sequence ATGAAGCGTGCCGCGATGCTACTGGCAGGTTTCGCGATTCTCACGAGTCCGAGTGCCTCTCTCGGCCAATCGCTCGAGTCCCTTGTCCTGGATATCCAGAGCACCGATGACGCGGTCAGACTGCCGTCGGGGAATACGCTCTTTGGCCGTCTGGCAGCGGAGTACGCGCAGATCGTCCCGCTGCTTGTCCCCCTTGCCTCCAGCTCAGTCGAGCAGACCCGATACGACGTGACGATGTTGATACTGGGTGGCGCGATCATGTCCGAATCCAACCAGGCTGTCGCCGCCCAGAATCAAGCGACGCTCATCCAGCTCGCGTCGGATTCCAGCGAGAGAGTATCGGTTGCGGCCATCGAGACGCTGTCCCTGCTTCCTGACGGAACGCCAGCCACACTGTCGGCTGCGCTCGTCGGATTGTCGTCCAACGAGGCCCCGAAGCTTGCGGAAGTCGCGGTCCTGGCACTCGGGCGACGACAGAGTGCAACGATCGCAGAGGTGGGTGCACTGGTGGTCGCGCTTGCTTCGGCGCCCGACAGTCGAGTGAGATCGAGGGCCGCGTATTCGCTCGGCGAGCTCCGAATCCCCGATGGTGGCGTGGTGGACGCACTGATCGACGCCCTCGCCGATGCAGACGCTTCTGTCAGAGGTCGCGCGGTGTCGGCGTTGGTGAAGCTGGGCTGGTACGCAATGGGCGCAGTTCCGGCGCTTCAGGTGTCGGCGTCCACGGACGCCGACGAATCAGTGCGGAGCACGGCGTCGTTGGCAGTGACCACACTGCAGTCGCTCGACACGGATGGGGACGGGATGGTCGACCTAGCCGACAACTGCGCCCTCACGCCGAACGCTGCCCCGGATGACTGCGACTCGGACGGAGACGGCTACGGGAACGCGTGCGACGCTGATTTCAACGGGGATTTCCTGGAGACCGGTGGTGATTTGGGGCCGTTCATCACCGCGATCGGAAACAACGAGATAGCGGCGGACCACAACTGCGACGGCCTCGTGTCCGGAGGCGACATCGCGCCGTTCATCGCGGAGCTCCAAGACGCCGACCAGGAGCCGGGTCCGTCCGGCCTGGCTTGCGCGGGCACAAGCGGATGCACGCCGTAG
- a CDS encoding thermonuclease family protein yields the protein MRAAPSRRWPWFVFVALVLGIVSGRWTAEQPGLLPGEATVPSDAVGPCQVKQVIDGDTIDVQCPGQKRERIRMLRIDTPEREEPGYAEARSALRSMLRGQDVHLVYERPGEPARGGHGRVLAYVYVGDTNVNVEIVRQGHSHFDTRWGEGRFARDFEGAERAQTVPR from the coding sequence GTGCGCGCCGCCCCCTCTCGCCGTTGGCCCTGGTTCGTGTTCGTGGCACTCGTACTCGGAATCGTTTCCGGGCGCTGGACCGCCGAGCAACCCGGCCTGCTTCCCGGCGAAGCGACCGTCCCGAGCGACGCCGTGGGCCCCTGCCAGGTGAAGCAGGTGATCGACGGCGACACGATCGACGTCCAGTGCCCGGGCCAGAAACGCGAGCGCATCCGGATGCTGCGCATCGACACCCCCGAGCGTGAAGAGCCCGGCTATGCCGAAGCCCGCAGCGCCCTGCGCTCGATGCTGCGCGGCCAGGACGTCCACCTCGTCTACGAACGCCCGGGCGAACCCGCCCGCGGCGGCCACGGGCGCGTGCTCGCCTACGTCTACGTCGGCGATACCAACGTCAACGTCGAGATCGTGCGCCAGGGCCACAGCCACTTCGACACCCGCTGGGGCGAAGGCCGCTTCGCTCGTGACTTCGAGGGTGCCGAACGCGCCCAGACGGTTCCGCGTTAG
- a CDS encoding PEP-CTERM sorting domain-containing protein (PEP-CTERM proteins occur, often in large numbers, in the proteomes of bacteria that also encode an exosortase, a predicted intramembrane cysteine proteinase. The presence of a PEP-CTERM domain at a protein's C-terminus predicts cleavage within the sorting domain, followed by covalent anchoring to some some component of the (usually Gram-negative) cell surface. Many PEP-CTERM proteins exhibit an unusual sequence composition that includes large numbers of potential glycosylation sites. Expression of one such protein has been shown restore the ability of a bacterium to form floc, a type of biofilm.): protein MALLLAVAPSHAALISVDVLAPGDGLGTLEEESGLVWLDLSETTNLSTDAVLGGAGGWIPGGWRYASASEVCGLFERNLAVPSPCPEPVGILFFEPLLDEVDQFLDLFGLTNELFGEYTAGYFPTPGPSGKTVGLALVGDRVTAQRYVPESNDLGIFAVSVRQRFSDEAQRDFGHFLVRAVPEPSTALLLAAGLGVLALRKLRGRAGA from the coding sequence GTGGCTCTCCTGCTCGCGGTGGCACCGTCACACGCAGCCCTCATCAGCGTGGACGTGCTGGCGCCAGGCGATGGCCTGGGCACTCTTGAAGAAGAGTCGGGCTTGGTCTGGCTAGACCTCTCCGAGACCACCAACCTGTCCACCGACGCCGTGCTCGGCGGGGCCGGAGGTTGGATACCTGGAGGATGGCGCTACGCATCTGCCTCGGAAGTGTGTGGCCTCTTCGAACGCAACTTGGCCGTTCCCTCACCTTGTCCCGAGCCTGTGGGAATCCTGTTCTTTGAGCCGCTTCTGGACGAAGTCGACCAGTTCCTGGATCTGTTCGGGCTGACCAACGAACTGTTCGGCGAATACACCGCGGGCTACTTCCCGACCCCGGGGCCATCGGGCAAGACAGTCGGCCTCGCGCTCGTCGGTGATCGGGTGACTGCCCAACGGTACGTCCCGGAATCCAATGACCTAGGCATCTTTGCGGTCTCGGTTCGCCAGCGGTTTTCTGACGAAGCGCAACGCGATTTCGGGCACTTCCTCGTGCGCGCGGTCCCGGAACCTTCCACCGCGCTTCTCTTGGCTGCAGGACTGGGAGTTCTTGCGCTCCGGAAACTGCGGGGGCGCGCTGGCGCGTGA
- a CDS encoding carboxylesterase family protein, whose protein sequence is MPNVVEISSGKLQGESLSGATVFRGVPYAAPPTGKLRFRAPEPAAPWAGVREAVRFGHAAPQSAAQVVLVRRMIGVPEDRQSQDCLTLNVWTPAPDSGRRPVLVWIHGGAFTMGAGSGGLYDGRRLAKRGDVVVVTINYRLGVLGFLNHPELRALGFESNLGLRDQIRALEWVRENIAGFGGDPDNVTIFGESAGGMSVGTLLATPRANGLFHRAVLQSGALHNVSTEAQSSRVAESLLDTLGVDPTDPGALREVPVSRLVRQQREAMLRQAVTLLPWQPSVDGELLPKTALAALEAGEVARVPTLVGSNRDEWRLFMLADRAGRNLDDDGLVRRLQRQLGSVEDAQGAIEFYRGLGHGPEAGRVWERTQGDRVFHHPAQRAADGLAELGVPVWRYLFSWRPPVVGRFMGACHGLELPFVFGTLRARTLRGTLGVTRGARSLSSRMQEAWIAFARSGNPGHARLPEWSAYDTGKRRTIEFNAESRIVSAPFSAESGFWMPRLG, encoded by the coding sequence GTGCCCAACGTGGTCGAGATCTCGAGCGGTAAGCTGCAGGGGGAATCCCTTTCTGGGGCGACGGTGTTCCGTGGGGTTCCCTACGCGGCGCCGCCCACCGGCAAGCTCCGCTTCCGCGCTCCCGAGCCGGCGGCGCCTTGGGCGGGCGTGCGCGAGGCGGTGCGGTTCGGGCACGCGGCCCCCCAGTCGGCCGCCCAGGTGGTGCTGGTGCGCCGGATGATCGGGGTGCCTGAGGATCGCCAGTCCCAGGATTGCCTGACACTCAACGTCTGGACCCCGGCGCCGGACAGCGGTCGCCGCCCGGTGCTGGTCTGGATCCACGGCGGCGCCTTCACGATGGGAGCCGGTTCGGGCGGGCTCTACGACGGCCGACGGCTCGCGAAACGCGGTGACGTCGTGGTGGTCACCATCAACTACCGGCTCGGCGTTCTGGGTTTCTTGAATCATCCCGAGCTGCGCGCGCTCGGCTTCGAATCCAATCTCGGCCTACGCGACCAGATCCGGGCGCTCGAATGGGTGCGCGAGAACATCGCGGGCTTCGGCGGCGATCCCGACAACGTCACGATCTTCGGTGAGTCGGCGGGAGGCATGAGCGTCGGGACGCTGCTGGCCACGCCCCGGGCGAACGGCCTCTTCCACCGCGCCGTGCTCCAGAGCGGAGCCCTCCACAACGTGTCGACCGAGGCGCAGTCCTCGCGGGTGGCCGAGTCGCTGCTCGACACCCTTGGAGTCGACCCCACCGATCCCGGCGCACTGCGCGAGGTGCCCGTGTCGCGGCTGGTCCGTCAGCAGCGGGAGGCCATGCTGCGCCAAGCGGTCACGCTCTTGCCCTGGCAGCCGAGCGTCGACGGCGAACTCCTTCCGAAGACGGCACTCGCGGCGCTCGAAGCCGGCGAGGTGGCGCGGGTTCCCACGCTGGTCGGCAGCAACCGCGACGAGTGGCGGCTCTTCATGCTGGCGGATCGCGCGGGCCGCAACCTCGACGACGACGGCCTGGTGCGGCGCCTCCAGCGGCAGCTGGGCAGCGTCGAAGATGCGCAGGGCGCCATCGAGTTCTACCGCGGCCTGGGACACGGCCCCGAGGCCGGACGCGTCTGGGAGCGCACGCAGGGCGATCGCGTGTTCCACCATCCGGCCCAGCGCGCCGCCGATGGTCTCGCCGAGCTCGGCGTGCCCGTGTGGCGCTATCTCTTTTCGTGGCGGCCGCCCGTCGTCGGGCGCTTCATGGGGGCGTGCCACGGCCTCGAGCTTCCGTTCGTCTTCGGAACGCTCCGGGCGCGCACCTTGCGGGGCACCCTGGGCGTGACGCGCGGCGCCCGAAGTCTGTCGAGCCGGATGCAGGAGGCCTGGATCGCGTTCGCTCGCAGCGGGAACCCGGGGCACGCGCGGCTCCCGGAATGGTCGGCCTACGACACCGGGAAGCGCCGCACCATCGAATTCAACGCCGAATCCCGGATCGTGTCCGCTCCCTTCTCTGCGGAGTCGGGCTTCTGGATGCCGCGCCTGGGCTGA
- a CDS encoding AAA family ATPase, with protein MSTDPTPFTYEPFGPSANPAAYVALAGCERARAAMEAAMDAGRVAALVGPPGHGKTTLLRMVGGREQERARIAYVPFSTLTPEDLCAIVLNELGAQRNGAAPRDALLALAEEMVPRGGIVLLIDDAQAMPIETARALTGLLDEARGALRLALTAVASPEAEAVCAAFGERIDVVRLEQGLTASETQTYVETRLAYAGARPDLVAAFDDETIGELHQASQGVPRKLNQVAEALVRRVAPSAMPKLRDLTEGPNALPRPATPPPPVQMARPPAPTAPTEAEELARVPAPPVIVPVPTPATSSDASTAAAEPHAANGNGAPAGWRPQQPAVPDEVEAPNEPVAAQEAAAAPARSEPAQPTAPVSVVVTAAPEPQPELEVDPDPDPEPALEVDPEPVAPQVEAEATPDPPPRTSRLVSIARSRTRDQDNAGDATEEPSILIDDPTPPAPETAPTPTNGAATNGKWGIPEDHPPPMLAGRVIPDPFPPELPRRRVPRAGEKRAPTPAPEPPVVEAAAPVAPPEPEANEAPETPLAELPTPEASGAYRYARPRAAEPVEDSAPIAIPVDAAAAVEPTPVTDAPDVDATLEIPVDDSREAAAVEALREFAETGAGRLVQQPDLTEIVEPFPPLPGQERERDPFGGPVATAFHWLRWPALAVGVSLALAWMTTSEPPTPLPMPDPPTPRVAGPERAAAPLPGGSFRPPPATATVVSVAINATPWAIIEIDGRELGETPLAGVPIEMGPHSFRAHMPDGSVREQMVYISPENNTLVFE; from the coding sequence GTGAGCACGGATCCCACCCCCTTCACCTACGAACCCTTTGGTCCCTCCGCGAACCCGGCGGCCTACGTGGCCCTGGCCGGGTGCGAACGCGCGCGTGCGGCCATGGAAGCGGCGATGGATGCGGGGCGGGTGGCGGCATTGGTGGGACCACCCGGTCACGGCAAGACGACGCTCTTGCGCATGGTGGGCGGACGCGAGCAGGAACGTGCGCGCATCGCCTACGTGCCGTTCTCGACGCTCACGCCCGAAGACCTCTGCGCGATCGTACTCAACGAACTCGGCGCGCAGCGCAACGGTGCGGCGCCGCGCGACGCCTTGTTGGCGCTGGCGGAAGAGATGGTGCCGCGGGGTGGCATCGTCCTGCTCATCGACGATGCCCAGGCGATGCCGATCGAAACCGCGCGTGCGTTGACCGGCCTGCTCGACGAAGCGCGTGGTGCGTTGCGCCTGGCGCTCACTGCCGTGGCCAGCCCCGAAGCCGAAGCGGTGTGTGCCGCCTTCGGTGAACGTATCGACGTGGTGCGCCTGGAGCAGGGCCTCACCGCGAGCGAAACCCAGACCTACGTCGAGACGCGTCTCGCGTATGCGGGCGCGCGTCCCGACCTGGTGGCGGCGTTCGACGACGAGACCATCGGCGAGCTGCACCAGGCCTCCCAAGGCGTTCCGCGCAAGTTGAACCAGGTGGCCGAAGCCCTGGTGCGCCGCGTGGCGCCGTCGGCGATGCCGAAGCTGCGCGACCTGACCGAGGGGCCGAACGCATTGCCGCGCCCGGCGACGCCCCCGCCGCCCGTGCAGATGGCGCGGCCCCCGGCTCCGACGGCACCCACCGAAGCCGAAGAGCTCGCGCGCGTTCCCGCACCGCCGGTGATCGTGCCCGTGCCGACGCCGGCCACGAGCAGTGACGCGAGCACCGCCGCTGCCGAACCGCACGCAGCCAACGGCAACGGTGCGCCGGCCGGCTGGCGCCCGCAGCAGCCCGCGGTGCCCGACGAAGTCGAGGCGCCGAACGAGCCGGTGGCTGCGCAGGAAGCCGCAGCGGCGCCCGCCCGTTCCGAGCCTGCCCAGCCCACGGCGCCCGTGTCCGTCGTCGTGACTGCGGCCCCGGAGCCGCAGCCCGAGCTCGAAGTCGATCCCGATCCCGATCCCGAGCCCGCACTCGAGGTGGACCCGGAGCCGGTGGCGCCGCAGGTCGAAGCCGAGGCGACGCCCGATCCGCCGCCGCGCACGTCGCGTCTGGTGTCGATCGCGCGTTCGCGCACCCGCGATCAAGACAACGCGGGCGATGCCACCGAAGAGCCGTCGATCCTGATCGACGACCCGACGCCGCCGGCACCCGAGACCGCACCGACGCCAACCAACGGCGCTGCGACGAACGGCAAGTGGGGCATTCCCGAAGACCACCCGCCGCCGATGCTCGCGGGTCGCGTGATCCCCGACCCGTTCCCGCCCGAGCTCCCGCGCCGACGCGTGCCGCGCGCGGGCGAGAAGCGCGCGCCGACGCCGGCTCCCGAGCCGCCGGTGGTCGAGGCGGCGGCTCCGGTGGCGCCGCCCGAACCGGAAGCGAACGAAGCGCCCGAGACCCCGCTCGCCGAGCTGCCCACGCCCGAAGCATCGGGGGCGTACCGTTACGCGAGACCGCGCGCGGCCGAGCCTGTCGAAGACTCGGCGCCGATCGCGATTCCCGTCGACGCGGCTGCTGCCGTCGAGCCCACGCCGGTCACCGACGCGCCCGACGTCGACGCGACTCTCGAGATCCCGGTGGACGATTCGCGCGAAGCCGCGGCCGTCGAAGCGCTGCGCGAGTTTGCCGAGACTGGGGCAGGGCGCCTGGTGCAGCAGCCCGACCTCACCGAGATCGTCGAGCCGTTCCCGCCGCTGCCCGGACAGGAGCGCGAGCGCGATCCGTTCGGTGGTCCCGTTGCCACGGCCTTCCACTGGCTGCGCTGGCCGGCCCTTGCCGTGGGCGTGTCGCTGGCGCTGGCGTGGATGACCACCAGCGAGCCGCCGACGCCGCTGCCCATGCCCGACCCGCCGACGCCGCGGGTCGCGGGCCCCGAACGCGCCGCGGCGCCGCTGCCCGGTGGCAGCTTCCGTCCGCCGCCGGCCACCGCGACGGTGGTGTCGGTGGCGATCAACGCGACGCCTTGGGCGATCATCGAGATCGACGGCCGCGAGCTCGGCGAGACGCCGCTCGCCGGCGTGCCCATCGAGATGGGGCCCCACAGCTTCCGCGCCCATATGCCCGACGGCTCGGTGCGGGAGCAGATGGTCTACATCAGCCCCGAGAACAACACGCTCGTCTTCGAGTAG
- a CDS encoding Csp1 family four helix bundle copper storage protein, whose protein sequence is MERRDFLIGATTSVAAMAMAKASLADMHAHDHGAAMTADPRVDALRESTLACQEAAADCVRHCIASLGAGDKSLAACMESVLRMQAITGAMHDVAASEAKPSERAQELAAVCAGFCKDCAAECEPHAEKHAACKACLDACLACVEACEAYAA, encoded by the coding sequence ATGGAACGAAGAGACTTTCTGATCGGGGCGACCACGAGCGTCGCCGCCATGGCCATGGCGAAGGCATCGCTGGCCGACATGCATGCCCACGACCACGGTGCGGCCATGACCGCCGACCCGCGCGTGGACGCGCTCCGCGAGTCGACGCTCGCCTGCCAGGAGGCCGCAGCGGACTGCGTGCGGCACTGCATCGCGAGCCTCGGGGCGGGCGACAAGTCGCTCGCCGCTTGCATGGAGAGTGTGCTCCGCATGCAGGCCATCACCGGGGCCATGCACGACGTGGCGGCCAGTGAGGCGAAGCCCAGCGAGCGCGCGCAGGAGCTGGCCGCCGTGTGCGCGGGCTTCTGCAAGGACTGCGCGGCCGAGTGCGAGCCGCACGCGGAGAAGCATGCCGCCTGCAAGGCGTGCCTGGACGCATGCCTCGCCTGCGTCGAGGCCTGCGAGGCCTACGCCGCCTGA